CGCGCACGTTGCCGGGCCACGCATACTGCTGCATCTCCCGCCGCGCCGCCGCGCTGAATCCGGTCAGGGGCTTGCCCAGCTGCTTGCTGCTGCGGGCCAGGAAGAAATCGGCCAGCGCAGTAATATCGGCGGGCCGCTCCCGCAGGGGCGGAATGGTGATGGGAAACACGCTGAGCCGGTAGTATAGGTCGGCGCGGAAGCGGCCGGCGGCCACTTCGGCCGGCAGGTCGCGGTTGGTGGCGGCAATGATGCGCACGTCCACGGGCAGGGTGGTGTTGCTGCCTACCCGCTCGATTTCCTTTTCTTGCAACACGCGCAGCAGCTTGGGCTGTAGCTCCAGCGGCAACTCACCCACCTCGTCCAGGAACAGAGTACCCTGATGCGCCAGCTCAAACTTGCCGATGCGCCGGGCCGAGGCCCCGGTGAAGGCCCCTTTCTCGTGCCCAAATAGCTCACTCTCAATCAGCTGGGCCGGCAGGGCCGCGCAGTTTACTTTCACCAGGGGCTGGGCCTGCCGCGGGGAATGGGCGTGCAGGGCGCGGGCAAACAGCTCCTTGCCCGTGCCCGTTTCGCCCAGCAGCAGGGTGGTCATGTCGACGGGCGCTACCTGCTGCACCAACTGCCAGGCGGCCTGCATGGCCGGGTCCTGGGCCACAAAGTTGTCCAGGTGGTGCGCGGCGCGCAGCTCCTCGGTAAGGTACACCTGCTGGCGCGCCAGCTGCTCGCTGGCAAAGCGCATCCAGGCCGCGTCCAGGGCCGCCACAATTTCCTCGTCCTCAAAGGGCTTCACGATGTAGCCGTAGGGCTGCGTAGCTACGGCCTGCTGCAGCGTATGCTTGTCGGCGTGGGAGGTGACGTAGACAAACGGAATCCGGTAGCGGGTGCGCAGCAGCTCGCCCAGCTCAATGCCGCTTTGCTCGCCGTGCAGCCGAATATCAATCAGCACCAGGTCGGGCGGGTTCTGCTCCACGGCGCGCACGGCCTCCGGTACGGCTTTGGCCAAGGTGATGTGGGCGTGTGGCAGGTGCCCATGCAGGGTTTTGCGCAAGTCGTTGGCAATGACATACTCGTCTTCCACCACCAACAGGCGGCGCAGGGGCTGGTAGGTTGTTTGCATCAGCGTATAGATAACTACAAAAGAGGAATGCCGCGCGGGTTGCCCTCAGGGCCGGGCGGCGAAACCAACGAGGACCTCGGGTGGCGTAAGTTCGGTGAACACGATGCGGAAGCACGTGCCGCCGGTGCGCTCCAGCGTAAACGTGGCGTCGAGCTGCTGCACCAGCCCGTCCACCAGGTTCAGCCCCAGCGAGTGAACCGTGTGCGGGTCCACGTCGGGCGGCAGGCCTACGCCATTATCGGACACGAGCAGCTCCAAGTGCCCGGTGGCGGTGGTGTGCAGGCTCACTCGCACCTGCGGCGGCCCGTTGTGGGCCGGCCCCACGAAGGCGTACTTCAGCGCATTGGTCAGCAGCTCATTCACAATCAGGCCCAGCGGCACGGCCGTGTGGGTATTCAGCTGCACGGGCTCCACATCCAGCAGCAGA
This region of Hymenobacter sp. YIM 151500-1 genomic DNA includes:
- a CDS encoding sigma-54-dependent transcriptional regulator produces the protein MQTTYQPLRRLLVVEDEYVIANDLRKTLHGHLPHAHITLAKAVPEAVRAVEQNPPDLVLIDIRLHGEQSGIELGELLRTRYRIPFVYVTSHADKHTLQQAVATQPYGYIVKPFEDEEIVAALDAAWMRFASEQLARQQVYLTEELRAAHHLDNFVAQDPAMQAAWQLVQQVAPVDMTTLLLGETGTGKELFARALHAHSPRQAQPLVKVNCAALPAQLIESELFGHEKGAFTGASARRIGKFELAHQGTLFLDEVGELPLELQPKLLRVLQEKEIERVGSNTTLPVDVRIIAATNRDLPAEVAAGRFRADLYYRLSVFPITIPPLRERPADITALADFFLARSSKQLGKPLTGFSAAARREMQQYAWPGNVRELQHVVERAALLSTTPVLATLGLPAALAPAAPAAPAASAAAGAPRPLQDVERDAILAALAFCNGRVRGAGGAAEYLRIPANTLDGRMRKLGIKKGFDASPAP